The genomic stretch CATCCAATTGATTATGCGAAAAATAACCCCGAAAGACTTCTGGTTGCGATCGAAAAAACTTCAGAGAAATTTGCTAAGTTTTTGGGAAGGCTGGAAAAACATCCGCAAATCAAAAATGTAGTTCCAGTTCATACTAATGCCATTTGGTGGGTTGCACACTACGTAAAGCCTCAAAGTGTGGATCGTTATTTCATTCTGTATCCAAACCCTTATCCAAAAGATCCGCAAAAAAGATTTTTCGAAATGCCTTTTATGACTTATTTGGTGGAGACATTAAAGCCTGGTGGAATAATTACTCTCGCTACAAATGAAAAATATTATTTTGATGAGTCCTTAGAAAATGCTCAAAAAATATTCGGTTTGAAAGTAATTGAAAATAGAATCGTCGAAAAATCTGAAAAGCCCCGTACTCACTTTGAAAAAAAATATTTAGAGCGCGGTGAAACTTGTTACAATTTAGTTTTAAAAAAATGACGAAAAGCTGAGGTAGAAAGCGGAGCCTCTTTTTCGTTTCATATTATTTTAAAAAAATCAAAAGAATATCCGTACATACATTCTGGCTTTGATTTTGATATTTTATCTACAGATTGCTTATTCATTTCTAATATTAAATTTTTAATAATACGAACATCTTCACGCGATAAAGTGACCAATGAAGAATAATGTAAGTCACTTTTTTCTCTTTTTCTTATGGATTCGATTGCAAGAATTTTAAAATTAGTATGATGAGTGGTAATGAATGGCGAGTCTTTTGGAAGATGTATGACAATGTCATTTTTCACATAGAATTGGTCTCTTACAGATTCAACCAAACCAAAATCTTGAAGTTTTTTGCATATAGATGAAATTAATTCGGTATCTTGTTTGAGTGCATCTGCGAGAGACTGAATAGACATAGGTTTAATCGTTAGCATCATATGAACTATTTGGTAGTAAATATTTGAATAGTACTCAGAGCTAAACTCAGTGGCAGAGTTTACTTTTGCCGAAACAGACTTCTCAACACTCACTTCTTTCTGTAAAATTTTTTCAATTTGCTTCAAAAAATAATTTCTCAACTCATTTGTACCAGCTCTAGAGTATGACACTATCAATATGAAATAATTCGAAGCCTCTTCACTGTGTCTAAAAAAAGCATTAGCTCTTTGAGCTTGCTCTAAACTTAAATGAGCTTTGCCACTAATAACATGAGAGATAAAGCCAGGCTGGCATTCTATCGCAGCTGCCAGGGCAGATTTAGATCCACTCTTGGCTCCAAGCTCATTCAATTTTTCGATAATATATAAACGATAGTCCGTATACTTGAAAACCATATTTTAATATTACTAAAATATGGTTTTATTTTTTACTAAAATAAAATTGTAAATGCGCTGCATTATCAATATAAGAATCGCTGTGGAGGCATTTATGGGAGCTAGGCACTTTATCATTCTGACAGTTAGTTTAAGCGTAGCATTATGTACTGGGTGCGTTAAAGCGCGAAATACGAATAGTGGAAATGCACCAACGAGTGGAAGTATTACTGGTGGCGGAGGATTTGCTGCTACTAATTCTGCAAAAATATTAATAGACGTTGTTCATGAATTAGTTGGTGAAATTGAAATTGCATCCGATAGGTCTTTTTCGTCTTTGCCGTTAAAATGGGACAAACTAAAACTTATATCTGTGATTTCCAATATCGAATTAAAATATGATTTGACTAAATACAGAGAAGGAAAAGAACTCTTATTTGATTATGATCAAAAAACAAATAAAATTTTTGCCTTGAGAAGTTATTTTTTAGCTTACGCAAGTGAGTCATATGAGTCGGTAAGTTATTCTACTAAAAAAGACCTAAAAATAAAAATTCTGCATGAGGTTGCTCACCTTATGTACATGGGTGAGTCAGAGGCTAAAAACTTTGCTATGAGTATATACTCCTCTATGCAGAATGAATTCATTGCCTGCTGGGATCAATCTGATGTCTTAAATATTAATCTTAATTCCTATAACTATGGATTCTTGTTCCCTGTAATTGGTGGATATGGGATTATCTGTGGACCCTTTAATCAATGTGATATCGATCATCTCGCAATGGATGATTCGTATTATTCTAAATATGCAGCCTTATTTGGTTTTGATAATAGCATAGCTCCGCTCATGAAAGTCATAACTAAAAATGAATATGGCTTTTCAGATAAAAAAATTCAACTTCCGGATAATACGAATAAAATTTATAATTCAGTCGCACGGCTTATAAAAAAGAATGGGTCAGAAAAAAATATTCTATGCACATATTTTAACAGAAAAGATAAAAAGAAATTTTTTAAAGAAGAAAAACGCGTATTTTTGTCTGAAATAAAATCTCTACCTGTAGCGACTTTTCTAAATCTGACTGAAAAGTGTGAAGCGGCATTATCTAAAAAATTCACTCCTGAGATGATGAGTTCTGAAAACAAGACGGGTAATATAACCTGTCAGAAAGACCCAACGGATAAGTCGATATTTGAATGCACTTATCGACCAACATTTAGTCTATATGCCAAATCAAAAAACATGATGTTGGATAGCCAAATACCTGACATTATTTTTGAATCAGATAGCTTTTTTATTAACGAACTATCAAATATTAAATTGTTACAAAGAAAGCCTCTGTATAGCGACTTAAAACTTATTTCTTATGTAAGTGAAGAGACCTTGCAGGCAGATACACAAGCCTATGCAGACTGTATTCTAAACGAATTTAAAATGAAAAATTGAATACTAAGTAACCACAAATAAAGGAGGTTTTATTTTAAAGATAGAAAATTGAAACGGTAAATTAAACGAATTAAGTAAATTAACTAAAATAAATATAACGAATTTAATAAAGGATTACAAATGAAAAAAATAATATATGGATTTACTGCGCTTTTAACCTTAACGGGCCCGAACGTTTTTGCAAAGGAAACTTCATTTTCTGAAGGAACCTATGCTTCTTCAGACACACTCTGTGAGCTTCAAATTAGCCATTTGAGTTCAGATTTGGGACTAGTTTCGCCATCATCAGACTGTGATGAAATTGGAATTAAGGGAGAGACTCACTATCCTCTTAATATATCAAAAAATTCCAGTGGCCACTCATCTAAGCGTGATGGAATTGAAAAAAGAATTAGATATGAACTTCTCTCTGGAGATCAAATCTTGGTTACATCAACTGTAGTGAAATTAAAGACAGAAGAGGCGCCAGAAAAAGTTCTTCAGTTTTGGAGAAAAGTTTTTGTAAAAAGAGTTCTATAGAGGAAATTTGACAGCGATAAGATATTGAGCTGTCGATCTTTTTCTCAAATAAACTATTTTTTTTGAATAAAAAATAACTGTTGTGAAACAGCAATGGTTTCTATTGGCTATTTTTAGATTTTTAAACACAATTTGCCAAATGGTTTGGCAAAAAACATATGGGGAGTATGTATGTTAAAGTTTTTTTGTATTCTAATGTTATTGGTATCCACTTCAGCTTCAGCCGCAAATGCAGTTGATAAATTGACGTGTAAGGCAGAGATTTTGAATCTTGCGAACGAGGTTATCGCGGAATCAGAAGCGTACATGAATTTTGAACGTGGAGAGATGCAAGGATTTAATGATTTCGAAAGTTATCCATTTCCAAAGGATATTCTTGCAACGGGCGCATTGATGTTCGAACAAGGTTTAGCCGTTCAAGCTAAGCTGGGAAATTACGACGTGAAGGTCGCACTATATCCATATTTTTCTTTTGCGCAAAAGCGTGAGGCGCTTGATAATGTGGTGGTCCATGCGTCAACTCGTCTGTTTACAGAAGTTTGTCCTACAGGTGGAAATAAGGATAGCTGTGTATTATGGGGACAGGCATATGCAGTGACTCAAGATCCTTTTGATTCTGGTATATATAAGCCAACAACTTTATCAAATGAGGGAGTTCCTGTGCTAGATCCTTCTTCACTCAATAGAGAAGGAAGAGTGATGCTGAAAGACCTTTCCGTGCTGGCAACAACTAGGTTCGCTTGTAAGCAAAAAAATGGAAATCTTTAACATCTGAGTAGTGACCCTCATTCTAAGAATGAGGGTGTTGTTTTAGATTGTCACGTAACAGAGCAGATCTTATTTGTGACGACCCTTCAATAGTTCTCATAAAAAATTAAGAAACGTAGATTTCGATGCGTTCACGGCCTTTGCCGGGATTTACTCTTTTAAGTTTAATGGTTCCCATTTCGCCCGTGCGCTTGATATGGGTTCCGCCACAAGGAACTTGGGAAAATTCTTTGATTTTCCAATAACGTCTTTCATTGGATTCGTCGCTGAATGCGCTTTCGATTTCCTGGTTAGAATCGATAATTTTTTGAGCTTCATCTTGAAGATTTGGAATGAGCGGAGTTACGTTCTGATCCCATTGGAAATCAATGCGAGATTTTTCTTGTGCGATATGAGCCCCAATTTTAATTACTTCTGGAAATTTTTGACAAACAAGCTCTAGCACCACTTCGGCGGCAAAATGAAGGCGCATCAATTTGTATCTGCGTTCCCAATCAATTAAAACCTTTACGGCATCGCCGGCTTTCAAATTTGGATTTTCTAAAGTATAAAAAATTTGTTTTCCATCTTTCTTGGCTTCTAAAACTTTGTAGCCACCAATTGTTCCTGCGTCACTTTCTTGGCCACCAGAGAAAGCATAAAAAATTGTCTCATTCAGGGTGATGATATTGCCATTCACAGATTGAACAGTTGTATCGAGTTCTGCTTGATAAGGGTCTTTCCAAAATACTTTTGTGGTCATAGAAGCATTATAATAAATGCCTAAGAAATTGTCCAATCTATTGGATCTAACCCTTTAGATTTGAGATATGCATTGGCCTTAGAAAAATGTTTACAGCCTAAGAACCCGCGGTGTGCGGAGAGTGGTGAAGGATGAACGCTTTCAAGTACGCAGTGTTTTTTGCGGTCGATGAATTCCCCTTTTTTCTGAGCGTAACTTCCCCAGAGCATAAATACTAAATTTTCTTTTTCACGATTGAGAGATTCGATGATTTTATCCGTGAATAATTCCCAACCTTTTTTCTGGTGAGATCCTGCCTTGGCTGCTTCAACAGTGAGAGTTGCATTCAATAATAAAACCCCTTGCTTTGCCCAAGATGAAAGATCTCCGTGTGCATGTTGTTTTAGGCCTAAGTCATTTTGAATTTCTTTGAAAATATTTTTAAGAGAAGGCGGCGGTGGAACTCCGCGCGGTACAGAAAAACTCAATCCCATGGCTTGATTTGGTCCATGGTATGGATCTTGGCCTAGGATCACGACTTTTACGTTATCAAAATCCGTAGTGTTCAAAGCATTGAAAATCTGCGGACCCGAAGGATAAATGATTTTCTTTTTGGTTTTTTCATTTTTAAGAAATTTTTTGAGTTCAAGCATGTAAGGCTTTTCGAATTCGCCTTGGAGGTGGGATTTCCAGCTCTCGTTTAGTTTTACATCCTGGACATTGATCTGAGTCATAGGACTGGTTATTGATTTAAAATTGTTCTAAGTAAAGAAAATTATTAGGTTAAGGACGGTTTTGATAATATAATAATGCCTATGGGGGAGCGTCATGAAATTTTCAACTAGTTTGCTCATCTTAATTTTATCGACATCAGTATTTGCACAAGAAGCAGACGTCGAAACCGAAGTTTTAGAAGCGGAAATCCAAGACTACAAAAGCCAAGAGACCGTCGCCGGAGATGAGGCTAAGGAAGCAAGAAATCGCGAAAAAGAAGCCGAAAAAGCACTCAGCAAAACCAAAATAAAAAAAGAAAACACAGTGGAAATCGCTCGCCAAAAAATCAACCAAGCTGTGGATGAAAGAAAGCGTGCCGACGCTGCGAGAGCAAAGGCTGAAAAGCAGCGAAAGCAAACGGAGTTTGAAATCGCAGCCCTTGAAAAAGACATCGAAAAGAATTTAGCCATTGCAGAAAAGGCCGTAGCTGAAACGAAAGTAAAGCAGGACGAACTTGAAGCGGCAAGACAGAAGAAAGCCGATGCATTAGAAAGAAAGCGCACGGCAGTCGCCTCTAGAACTGAGCACCAGAAAAACGTAGCGAATCTTAAAGCAGAACTTCAGAACGAAAGAAAAGCTGCGGCAGCTGCCGAAAAGACAGCGGTTGTAGCTGAAAAAAGTTTAAAGGAAACGCAAGCTTGGGCAAAGGCTGAAGAAACAAAGACTCAGAAGTTACTAGCGCAGGTACAAGCCGCCAAAGAGAAGATGATGGCGCGTAAAGAAAAGGCAGACCTCGCAAATGAAGATGCGCGAGCCCGCATACAGGCAGCCAAGGATGCCCGTCCAAAGAGAAAAGTTAAAAAGAAGCAATAGACAGAATAAAGGTATTTTAATAAAGTGTACTCAATGGTTTAAAGAGTTACAATTTTGATTCTTTAAGCCCAAAAAAGCCGCAAGGCCATAACTTAACCAATTTTAAAAGTCTCATGAGGATTCTTAAAGTTAGAAAGAGGTAAATATGCTCGAAGGTTCAAACAGAGCCGCTGGCCCACGCCAACACGCACTCCAACAAATCACAGATCCCACAAATGCCAAGAAGCCGACGGACAATGAAAACATCCGGCTTAAAAACATTCGTCCTGTTTCAGAATATTTCGGGGAACTCACTTTCAATATGTCACACATGAGAGATAGGCTTCATAGAGATGCTTATCAAAATATTATCCGCTCACTTGAAAAAGGCGAAAAAATCTCAGAGAAAACTGCCGATGCCGTTGCACAAGTTGTAAAAGACTGGGCCGTCACACAAGGAGTAACTCACTTCTGCCATTGGTTCCAACCAATGACAGGGTCTACAGCGGAAAAACACGACGCTTTCATTTCAATCCAAACTTCCCACCACTCAGAGCTCACAGTGATGGAGAGATTCTCAGGATCTCAACTCATTCAAGGTGAGCCCGATGCTTCGAGCTTTCCGAGTGGAGGAATGAGATCTACATTCGAAGCAAGAGGATACACCGCATGGGATCCCACCTCTCCAATATTTATCTTAGAAGGTGAAACATCAAAAACACTTTGTATTCCTTCTGTATTCTTCGGATACCACGGAGAAGCTCTAGATCTTAAGACTCCGCTTTTAAGATCAACAGATGTTCTCTCAGAAGCTTGCACAGAGTTTTTAAAATTGATCGGTGATGTAGATGCAAAAGCTGTAGATGCAACTCTCGGAGTTGAACAAGAATACTTTTTGATCGATAGAAGATTTGCAGCACAAAGACCCGACATCATAATGACGGGTAGAACTTTAGTGGGCGCGGCTCCTCCAAGAGGACAACAGCTGGAAGATCATTACTTTGGATCCATCCCTACTCGCGTACACACGTTCATGGAAGATTTTGAAAAAGAATTATACAGACTTGGAATTCCAGTAAAAACTCGCCACAACGAAGTAGCTCCAAGCCAATTTGAAATTGCCCCGATCTTTGAAAATGCAGTAATTGCGGCAGACCACAATACTTTGACTATGGAAGTGATCAAGCGTGTAGCTAATAGAAATGGATTCTACTGTTTGCTCCATGAAAAACCATTCAAAGGATTAAACGGTTCAGGGAAACACTGCAACTGGTCGATCAGTAACGACAAGGGTGAGAATCTTCTAGAGCCAGGAAAAACTCCGCATCAAAATTTAAGATTCCTTGCGATCATTTCGGTAGTTTTAAAGGCAGTGTTTGATCATGCTGATGTGTTGAGAGCATCGATTGCTTCTCCGGGAAACGATCATAGATTGGGAGCAAACGAAGCTCCGCCTGCGATCATCTCTGTATTCTGTGGAAGTTTACTTTCTAAGATTTTTGAAAACATTGAACAAGGTAAAGCTTCCGATGCTTCAGAAAAACAAATCATTGATTTGGGTGTAAACCAAATTCCTGCAATCAATAGAGACTACACAGATAGAAATAGAACTTCCCCATTTGCCTTCACAGGAAATAAATTTGAGTTCAGAGCGGTGGGTTCATCAAGTAACGTTGCAGTTCCGGTTTCAATGTTGAATGCAGCTATTGCTAGTACTTTAAGAAAAGCTTCTAAGAGATTAGAAGAACTTCTTAAGGGCTCAAAGCGTGATGAAGCGGTTATGGAATTGGTAAAAGAATATCTTATTGAGTCTAGAAACGTAAGATTCGATGGAAACGGATACTCTCAAGAGTGGAGAAAAGAAGCTGAAAAGAGAAAGCTTCCAATTTTTGATTCTTCTGCTGAAGCGGTCATGGTTTTCAAAAATCCAAAGAGCATTCAGTTCTTGATTGAGCAAAAAGTTTTAAATGCTGGTGAAGTAGAATCAAGATTCAACGTTCAAGTGGAAAGATTCATTAAGACTTTGATGATCGAGATGTCGATGTTAACCGAGCTTGCAAAAACTTATGTGATTCCGGCAGTAGAAGCGCAATTGGGAAATGCTTATAAGATTGCTGATGGTGCATCTGATTCACTTAAGAAATCATACAAGTCTCGCACAGAAGAACTAGAAAAAGTTTTATCAGAACTTTTAAATGGTGAAGTTGAGCTAACAAAGATGATCGATAAAATCGATGCTGTTCACGATGAAGTAAAGAAAATGGAGATGATTCAATCGGATGCGATTCCTCGCAGAGAGGCTCTTAGAGCTGCAACGGATCAAGCGGAAAGAGTTGTGTCGGATGAATTGTGGCCACTTCCAAAATACCGTGAAATGTTGTTCACACACACAATCAGCTAAGTTGATTGTGTGACTAGAAATTCTCTGGTCTTTTAAACCGCACGATGAGTGGATCTCGGCCCTTGAGGCCGAGTTCTTCTTGGGCATCCTCGGTAGCTTTTAAACCATTATTATCAAAGCCAATCCAAATTTCATCTTTAGTGAGTGTGAAAGCTTCGCCAATAGCATGAGCTGAAGGGCCAAATAAATAACCCGGACCTTTTTCAATATTACTGTAAGAATAAGAAGCTACAATTTTTTCAGTTTTTAAGTCTACTTTTACCAATGAGAAAGCACTTCTTTTTAGAACATAGAGAAAACCATTTTGATATTTAGCTTCTGTAAAATCAAAATC from Bdellovibrionota bacterium encodes the following:
- a CDS encoding alanyl-tRNA editing protein, with translation MYYNASMTTKVFWKDPYQAELDTTVQSVNGNIITLNETIFYAFSGGQESDAGTIGGYKVLEAKKDGKQIFYTLENPNLKAGDAVKVLIDWERRYKLMRLHFAAEVVLELVCQKFPEVIKIGAHIAQEKSRIDFQWDQNVTPLIPNLQDEAQKIIDSNQEIESAFSDESNERRYWKIKEFSQVPCGGTHIKRTGEMGTIKLKRVNPGKGRERIEIYVS
- a CDS encoding TIGR02147 family protein, with protein sequence MVFKYTDYRLYIIEKLNELGAKSGSKSALAAAIECQPGFISHVISGKAHLSLEQAQRANAFFRHSEEASNYFILIVSYSRAGTNELRNYFLKQIEKILQKEVSVEKSVSAKVNSATEFSSEYYSNIYYQIVHMMLTIKPMSIQSLADALKQDTELISSICKKLQDFGLVESVRDQFYVKNDIVIHLPKDSPFITTHHTNFKILAIESIRKREKSDLHYSSLVTLSREDVRIIKNLILEMNKQSVDKISKSKPECMYGYSFDFFKII
- a CDS encoding glutamine synthetase III, coding for MLEGSNRAAGPRQHALQQITDPTNAKKPTDNENIRLKNIRPVSEYFGELTFNMSHMRDRLHRDAYQNIIRSLEKGEKISEKTADAVAQVVKDWAVTQGVTHFCHWFQPMTGSTAEKHDAFISIQTSHHSELTVMERFSGSQLIQGEPDASSFPSGGMRSTFEARGYTAWDPTSPIFILEGETSKTLCIPSVFFGYHGEALDLKTPLLRSTDVLSEACTEFLKLIGDVDAKAVDATLGVEQEYFLIDRRFAAQRPDIIMTGRTLVGAAPPRGQQLEDHYFGSIPTRVHTFMEDFEKELYRLGIPVKTRHNEVAPSQFEIAPIFENAVIAADHNTLTMEVIKRVANRNGFYCLLHEKPFKGLNGSGKHCNWSISNDKGENLLEPGKTPHQNLRFLAIISVVLKAVFDHADVLRASIASPGNDHRLGANEAPPAIISVFCGSLLSKIFENIEQGKASDASEKQIIDLGVNQIPAINRDYTDRNRTSPFAFTGNKFEFRAVGSSSNVAVPVSMLNAAIASTLRKASKRLEELLKGSKRDEAVMELVKEYLIESRNVRFDGNGYSQEWRKEAEKRKLPIFDSSAEAVMVFKNPKSIQFLIEQKVLNAGEVESRFNVQVERFIKTLMIEMSMLTELAKTYVIPAVEAQLGNAYKIADGASDSLKKSYKSRTEELEKVLSELLNGEVELTKMIDKIDAVHDEVKKMEMIQSDAIPRREALRAATDQAERVVSDELWPLPKYREMLFTHTIS
- a CDS encoding SAM-dependent methyltransferase yields the protein MRVFDKSNIPKPVMQVDLPTNFSNLDIEIGCGVGFHPIDYAKNNPERLLVAIEKTSEKFAKFLGRLEKHPQIKNVVPVHTNAIWWVAHYVKPQSVDRYFILYPNPYPKDPQKRFFEMPFMTYLVETLKPGGIITLATNEKYYFDESLENAQKIFGLKVIENRIVEKSEKPRTHFEKKYLERGETCYNLVLKK
- the ung gene encoding uracil-DNA glycosylase, coding for MTQINVQDVKLNESWKSHLQGEFEKPYMLELKKFLKNEKTKKKIIYPSGPQIFNALNTTDFDNVKVVILGQDPYHGPNQAMGLSFSVPRGVPPPPSLKNIFKEIQNDLGLKQHAHGDLSSWAKQGVLLLNATLTVEAAKAGSHQKKGWELFTDKIIESLNREKENLVFMLWGSYAQKKGEFIDRKKHCVLESVHPSPLSAHRGFLGCKHFSKANAYLKSKGLDPIDWTIS